Within Vigna unguiculata cultivar IT97K-499-35 chromosome 2, ASM411807v1, whole genome shotgun sequence, the genomic segment CGCTTCAGgcgtgttatgaattaatatcaaatatctTCGGAGCATTAGTAGTTGGTattaattaccttttttttctatcaGTAAAACGTAAGgtaattgattgactaattttgtaaatgaattgtcctttgaacttctagttcacattcttttttacaaggatcaagatgagataatgataattcattccaaccaataccTTTGtccaattattttctttctccccctaacgttggaaaaacttattcatcaaagtgACATTCGAAAAGTCAAACTATAAATAAGTTTCCTGTTGGTAGATCAAGATATTTCATTATTGAGgaagaatcatatccaacatatattctcaattgTCTTTGAGGATCCATCgtagtcctttttggtggggaaaacatatacaccacaccaaaaaaattcttacatgagaatattaggtcattgaccaaaaaccaactacataatagagtatttgtgataacttgttggtttGATGCAAATCATTAATGCAACATGcaaaattgcatatccccaagtagccATTGaaagattagctttcataagtaatgatcttgcaaccaattttagacattttagtaatgatttcacaagtctattttgagtatgaacatgtgctacttgatgctcaacttcaattccaattgatatacaatactcatgaaaagcatgagatgtaatttcACCAGTATTATCAAAATGGATTTTCTTAATCGGATAATCTGAGAAGTGAGCTCTTAACTATACTAGTAACTTTGCAAATACTTGATTGtgagttgataataaacaaatatgtgaccatctagttgatgcatcaattaaaaccatgaaatatataaatgatccacatggtgggtgtattggaccacaaatatcaccttgtatttgttctgaaaatgagattgactcatttctatttttttttatgatggtTTTATTATCAACTTTTGTGAACGTACTGTACTGTACATGAGAACTCATTGGTCTGGAGAAGTTTCTTGACTCTTAAGTGGGTGTCCACATTagttttttaaccttttttcgcatcataatagATCCAAGATGACCTAACTGATCAAACCAAACAAggaattcattttgattcgtaaacttctaGTTTATCATTACATGCattttaattatactaatatatGCATAATACAATTCATCCAATTAATCATGCCAAATAAGGCATTCATTTTGATTCATAAACTTCTAATTTAtcatgacatgcatttcaattgaACTAATATATGTTTAGTACAAAACATAAGAGAATGTtcataatttctccaatacagattttttttcaactcaatcgtagagatataaagatatttcatatctttttcattgtctCAATaggatatccatttagacaaatatccttgaaacttaataagtttctattcaacttcttggtagaagtataataacTCTTCTAgagccttcaaatatatttgtagtactataaataatactaacattgatgtctcacattatcaaacaagagaaaaatttattactcttgagaattgtataagttgttgcactatcaataagacacatatcctCATCATTGGTACTAGTGCCAACATTCGttcttcatataaacgtaaatatcaatatgagatttttttaacactctcataaccaatgaggtgatcaatgcttccatttggtttggcaaagaaaataataatatcaagataaGTAGCATCAATATGGCCATAATCATAATCATCATAGTAAAgcgtgtttctatgttcttctaattatttgtcAGATGCTTCGGTGTACgacaagtacaactcaaatgacatttaccatcgtaatgataatatatactttcatcttatttatcaatattttcacattttctttttccctttttcacattTTGTGCCatttctggtgacaaaatgtgtctttaaaatttcctttataaccatgtccataatcaatatcgcgatcatgaaaatataaatcaaatattgttgcattcacttctgggaatggagcagaaccaattggacaagtttcatgattttctatcaaaggCTCATTGCTTTATTCAACCATataaaggcatgaaataaattcataatatttattgttgcattcacttctgggaatggagcaaaACCAGCTTGGCAAATctcatgattttttatcaaaaacttCATTGTTTTGTTAGCCATAccaaggcatgaaataaattcataataattgAGAATTTTTTTCACAGTATTGTTCTCTAAGAAGCAAATTAGTTgttcagatgctttatttctttctttaatggtATCATCAAcacccattgcatctaaatgtatttcaacatttaatatccaatataagtaattttccttgtaatatcaagggtcacagatttcacaaattcaaaatttgtaagGTTTGACATGTTTAGAATTAGTATAACAaagaatagtaataataatcgtcattataataaaattgtaaatgaagaAAAGGATTAGGAAGAGTTTGGATTAAGATATTCAGAACATTGTCCTTAGAGAAAAAAAGTTTCTACTAGCCATCAGTTGGTTGAAGTATCATGCTGAtaacatgttataaaataaagctaataatagaAAGGagaatagaaagaagaatataGAATGAGAGAATGAGGAGGAACTTTTTTGTGTGTCTTATTACTAATAGGAAGAgtcatatttatagatacaacatggtaACCTAGAAAAGATATAAATgaaatagttaatacaaaaattacataaagagtaatgaatctatgagtatcaatcatataagtaattatatcaaatcaatggacgatCAATAATTCATAACAAGGACTAAATAGTTATACATCAATTtactacaatttaaaaaaatattttaaaaactcatgcaattttaagttatttaaaatttaattaaaatcttatgGTTAATGAAACTCACTTTAACCCTAATCCTAACACACTTTATGTGGAGACATTTTGGGATTAGGAATATTTCAACTCAATGATTTGGTATAGCAATAAAGAAGGGTTTCTTTTAGAAACGGGTTGAGATGGATCCATATATCATGATTCAAATTGACActtctatatattttataagataatGGTACCTTTCTTCAATAAaatagaatttcaaattttagatattttatcattttgtttttaatttttactccTTTTAACATAATGTTGGTAGCAAAGCGGTACCAATTAGTATCCTACAAATAGCATAGTATAGCTCCtacatttttctaaatatttccATCAGATAAGACTTTTACTTTCAATCTTTTCATTCTCAATATGAGAATCAtgtaattcattaaatataattctttctGAGTAGTTTTCATAGCGTAACAAAGAAACATGGAACAAACTTTACATTAAATAGTATGGATAAATCTTCTAGTTCATATGCGATAACTGATCtgaatttatacaaataaaaggATTAGTTTAAcacaacaaaaatgaataaaaccTATGATTACTCAACCAATAGCAAGTAAAACAATCTGGTTTCCGTCCGAAAAGTAATAAACAATTCATAAAGTGGACAACTTTCAAGTGAAACTAACAAAGGACGAAATAATGCTAGGTAGACTACATTTGCTATCTTATAAATAAATGCTATCTTTTCTCTACAGAAACACAGCTAAAACGAACCAACGATCAAAACACAGCGAGTTTTGTTTTGAaactatatatacatattaaacaaCAGATGTTAAAATAACCAGTTGGTACTTGGTAGGTTCTTCACTTTCTGTCACACTTGTTCGTTTCCCTTGAGAATATTGTACTTGCAGAGAGGACAAGTAGCATTCATCTTCAGCCATTTCACTATGCATGAAGAATGGAAATGATGGTTGCAGGGAAGAGCATGGAGCTCTGCCCCATCTTCGTATGAACAGAGGCAAATACAGCATTCctgaaaaacaacaacaaatattaataaaataggcTCCTGAAAATTGAATTCGAATCTTAGAAGACCAAATTTTACAGTCTCCGGATgaagttttctattttaaagtaaattattttttatctaatgaAGGAAATTTATTCTGTAAGGGATAAACAAGCTGGAATCTTGAATAATAATAACGAAAAGACACTAAGCAACATCCTAGAAGAGTTCAAGGCCACATACATCTTCAACTAGCTTCCTCTTTCAAGAATAGTTTAGTAAAATCTTCACTAAAACCATCTATGCAAAAAAATTGCACCTAATAACAAAATCCTTTGCTAATCCTCTtgtttaattactattatttccTTGGTGACTTCATCTTTGATAAGTGTCAAAGTCTACACTTCCTCCTTTACTAATAACAGTGCATATGTTTATTTAGAGCACGTTTAGGAAAGTTGACGTTTTTGGAGAATAAGTTGTGTTTGGAAAAATAACTGAAATCGTAAAAAGCTTTTCTCTGTATATAAGCTATCTTCGTGCATACGAAAACTTGTATCTTACAACGACTTCCTAACAACCTTTTTCCATTTTAGCATACTTCTTATGTAAAACCTATTTCATTTGTTGCATCCAAACATAATAAATCTCCTTAAAACCACTTTTTCAACAAATTtactcaaacaaaaaataataccGATTACAATGAAATACAACGACGATTAACATATAAACCATTATTGAAACAATCTTGTTTGTTTGCAGTAGtcccaaaattaaaatatagttgttttcaattttcttgGACTTCGTTTATAGTAGTCCGTGATgagtaaattattttctttcatataaatatttttttaccccAACCTCTTTGTACTTTCTAAACTGAACACATTAAATTcgggaaaaaaatataatcataccAAAAGTTCAGGTGCAATTTGAACTCAAATTTTGAACCTACATCAATTACTCCccaaatttctaaaatatcatGGACTTTAGGAATTAGCACACAAATAGAGACCAAAGTAAGCAACCTTGGAACTACTGTTTGAAGTTGTGAATGTCAATTTCAGTGCTTAGTtgtagaaattaaatttattactttCCCCCCTGGTTAACCAGATTCACACACGAGTACAAGGAGCCACAAGGTACAAATATTTGTGCATTGactaaaatagaaaatcaaATAACCAGCAATTTCTATTTCATAGAAGTGATGGAATGTGAGACAAATAAATAGCATTTGAGAAGAGCATACCGCATCCTCTGGTAAAAGCAGTCGTTCATTTGCCAAGTAAGCACTGCTGGTTTCTATAGGAACCATTGATCCAGCTCCACCACTGGGCTTATCCTCATTGCTTAGTATTCGAAATCTATATTTTGGAAGTATGCTAAGATCTGCTTCTGACGCACCTTCCTGTGTTATTCCAGAACAATAGGAGAAAAATTAGAAGGTTCAtaacttcaaaatattttagtcgGTCTAAAATGTTTTTCATTCATACCTGTCCTGCAACCGCATAGAGAATAGCAATGATGCAGGGCAAACAACAACAAAGCGCAATACCAATCAAGCACGCCAAGACAACACAAAAGATGGCAAAAAAGACATCAAATGCCAGAAAGACAACAGATAACCTGTAGAATTACAAAAACAGATTTTTGTCATTGATGCTAGCAAGATTCACAAAATTCAGCAAACAATTTGTCAAAAAGAATTAGCAAGTGTCCAAACATTCGAATATTCATGagtatatgaaaaagaaaatgaaaatattggtttAATTGATAGATTATTTTAtgggaaataaaaaataaaaaacaacataaaaatgtGTCTGAaacttttaaattgaaaaatatttcaaattaggATTGATGGGgatttcaaataattcataacGCTTAATTCTTTTTAGTCTTGAATGTGGAATCCCCAAGTACAAATACTTATACTGGAAAAGTATTGGGATCACATCCATATCAAACACTGATACACTTATGAGGCTCCTAAATACATATCCAAGAAGTACCCTGGAATTTTCTTCGAAGttactaaaatttattgattgGTACATTTCGGATACAAGTACTTGAATTGAACAAAGGTCGCAAGCTATGAGGCACAACCACATAAACCAATACATATATGATAATCCTTTGATACAATGCTTCTAAATACATATATCCAAGGATTATCCTTCAATTGtctctaattttattaaaattttactgACTGATGCATCTGGTACCTATAACTGAACAGGAATATAATTACATACAGCTCTATTTTCCTTGATATCCCTAAACTGGTTGTCAATAGAAGACAAGCATATAGAGCCAAGAATTCTTTTCAATAGGACTAATGATGATTTTTTGCAACATTCTAACATGAGTTGGGAAAAATATGTACTTCTTGTGACATGGTCATTctagaatttggattctctgctgaatttttttgtgttgtccTCGGTCGTACCTTTAAAATACActgattttttatgttttagaatatattaaaaatcttgTAAATATACCAAAAGTAATGTATTTTGAAGACACAACAGAGGCTAACACAAAAAAGCTAAGTGCAGAAAATGGATTCAGTCATTCTACTTGATAAGGGCAAATGATACATATATGAAtacagtttttcttttctttttttatttcttttaagtttgATCATCAACCATTGGCATAATCACCTATGaactaaaaattacaaaataccTATTGTGCATATGTAACATGTCAAGGTGGCTACTAAATAGAGTTATcatatctaaatttaaattttgatttattttagtttatccCTTTACCTATCCTAGATCTGGATATCAGAATGCTGATTCAGATCCATATCTTGTTAATTAGGAAATTTTGTAGATAAGACCCTAATAATTAggaatctttattttttttttttatttagattatcaAGTAGGTCCTAAATTAGGACCAACTAGAATACATGTTTCTTATGGCCCTATTAGTTAGGAAACTCTACTTTTAGGAAAATGCACTTCACTTtcctaaaaatattatgaaaattaaaaactgaAGTTtggaagtataaaaataaagaaaattttataaacaaaaattgaataatataagtattatatattaaaagcatCAGATATTTACTGTcactaaattataaattcttgtaaaaatataaaacttatatgttttagaaaacactattttaatataaagtaaagaaataactataaaatatatgattacatttattaagttattattatatgatttcagataaataaaataaggagTACAATTGTTACTCTGTTAATagaattactttattaaaaccATGACATCAGGGAAGTGTAAGTGCACTTTacccttattttttattttatcataattgttaagaatatctttttaaagattttattaaaaaatattatcaataagaaataattttcaCAATAATTTGTGTTAATATCCAGGAGAGGCTCTGTCAAGGAAGAGTCTATTTCTTGTCCTATATGGATGCCTTATCATAACCAAGGTTGTTGAAAGCCAGCATAATCTCGTGTATGCATTGTTCAGGAAGCCAAACATATAGCGAATATCATCAGTATCTCTAAGTCAACATGCATAGATAGATATCagaatatcaaaattaatacaCAAACATTATTTTAGAAGTTGAAATACAGGCTCACCAGTACAATCGTGGGGCATCTTGCAGAAGTACATCACCACCAGAGACAACCCAGTAAAACCCCACTATCCACCAAAGGAATGAAACCCCTGTATTTATTGATTCACATCGTTTTGTGAACCTGtattgtaaataataaaaaattggtgtcatcaaatattaattaattattaattatataatacagTCCAAAGAAGTATCGAGTACAATATACTATTAATAAGCCTAACAAAGTATATAGTAGATCAACATGCTTCATCAGCCAGGGTATTGAACACAAGAACAGACATCTTATTCCCTTTTCCTAAAGTTAATGATAGTTCTATCCTGTGGGCCGTCGTTAGTCCTCACAGTGCACCATGTCAGGCAAAACTTCTAGCAAAAAATATCAACTGAATGATTCCATTTGCTGAGACCTATTTGAAAACCATAAGTTCTTGCAATATTACCAGACATGCACTACAATTTTCTTACCAACAATTGTGACTAATCCTCGTTTAGTAtacaacattataaatttatacCATTTTTAACTACCCCTGCTTGGAGGCTCAATAGTACTCAAGCTTTCAGCAGAAAAAGAACAATTAGTCCTCTGTCACATATGAATTAGGCCCAAGGATGAATCTATCACAGTTAATAAAAAGAGTAAACAATTGCAAGAATACATAGCCTTTTATTCCAGAAGTCTGATATAAAGGGGGAAATAGGGAAAATTAATTGCAATTGCATGTAAAAACCTACAGTTAATGTTAGGCATGGAAGTAATGAGAGGGTTAGGAAGAAATTTGtagataaaaatagtaaaatggGTAGTTGAACGGGAGGAGACTTTCTAGGAAAGCCTATATATTCTTTTCTTGTGGGATGTTGGGGGATTCTTTGGAGTCTTTGGACTTCGTAGCAGGGAACACCCTGTGTGAAAAGAAAGCAGTTTTCCTTTGGAAGCTTTGGCTTTTACGGTGTgtaaagtgaataatagagTACAAGaatttgtcttttcttttttctgtctTGTTTCCTTGTCATAGTTTTGGGTGCCTAACAATTTGGTCCGACCTACCAGATACGTTGAGGAGGAGTCATGGAAAGTTGAATCAGTGCTTTGGAGAAGTGGGTCAGTGAACAAGAAAAGGTGATTGCAGAATTGAAATATAGCTTGCAAGAAATCAAAGAATTGCTAGAATTTCCAAGAAATGCAAAAGAAGTTCTGAAGAGTGACAATTCTATCAATCGAGGAAGGAGGGGAGAAAGAGAGGAACGGAGTGATAATttagaggaggaggaagaggaagaagtaCAAAGGCATTCGATGAAAAAGGTGGAATTACCAACCTTTGAAGGGAACGATCCAATGGGGTGGACAACAAGGgctgaaattttttttgaaatttagaaaAGTGCTCCGAAAGAAAAGTTGTGCCCAACCATCATTAGCATGGAAGGGAACGCAGGCCAGTGGTTCAAAATCTAGCAATAAAAATCCAAGAACCTTTCTTGGGAAGATCTCACAACAACTCAACCAAGGATAGTTGGAGGCAACAGGAGAAGCATGTTATTTGAGAGTTCGGCGGGGTGATAGACTAGGagtaaaaattttatttgaaagttTGGCAGCAATAACACGAGTGGGAAAGTTTAATCCAAGAATTCAAGATATTGGTATCACAAGTAAATACAACTTCATAAGATCAGTTGAGGGAGTATTTCCTTGCAAAGCAACAAGCCCTATGCAAGAAGAACAACATTCCCACCAACATCAAGTTGATGCATTGGATGAAATTGTGAATCTAATTGGGGTTGATGTTGCAGCTTTTGTTGGTTGGAGAAGACCTAATAGTCATTCGGTTTGCACCACCAAGATTGAGACCCCCCAATAgtatttcattacaaaaaacatataaaaaaagtagTGGTTAGACTGTGGGAGAATGGCTTGTCCGAGACGAGTTTGATTGGCATTAAAGAAATTGGATTTGTCAAGATTGTTGATGTTTTTCAAGAAACGAGTAATGTTTTGCACCGAGTAGAAGACTCGCAAAATACTGAAAAAGGATCTAGTCTTCAGATAGATTTGACTGTGGGTTCCAAAAATACTCTCAAGTTCGATGAGCAAAACATTGAATACAAAGGTCACTCACATGATTATGGAGCAAGTGTAAAATCGGCTTCTGTGACAGAAATCGACGCGATGGTTGAACCACACGATTCAGATGAAGTTGAACCATGGAAAATCAACTGCTTGGAGCTTGGGGCTGAACCAAATGCATTAGTTGAAGCAAGATTTGAGTTGTTACCTGGTTTGAAGGAAACTTGTGATGTTTCAGAACTGGAAACTAAAGTTAAGGAATGTGTTGGAGCCTACCAAGAAAGTTTTCTTGTCAAAGCATCCATTGATGTTATTATGGAGGTTATTGGCTTACAAATTGCTTATATGGTAtctgataatatatttttggatgttACGGATCAAGGTATTGCTGGTTTGCTTCTTATGATAACTATTTGCAAGATTTATGACCAAGTCAGCAATCAGGATGGTGAAAAAGAAGATATTGTTGGAGTAAGTAATAAGTAATGCATTTGGGAACCATTTATCTGCTGTAATCATGATTAGTACCTAGTCTTCTACCTAGGAGTCTAGTGTACTCTATGAGTTGTACCTAGGAATCTAGGGTAATCTTTTTGATCTTTCATCTTCATTGTATCAATTTctatcattataaatagaagatcACAAGAGGGATCTTGTAAGCCCTCCAATTttacattatcttt encodes:
- the LOC114173930 gene encoding E3 ubiquitin protein ligase RIE1-like; protein product: MSSQTAAAEAPLLRNRHDAARAPALALLLGRAGRRGPSMLVRETAARELEERRADWGYSKPVVALDMSWNMAFVVVSAAMLACTISERPNSPIRVWIVGYALQCLVHVVLVWLEYRRRSRRDSRRGQGTQDVESQAGSDNEEGGNDSDSDVDGSSGNSSRSRFTKRCESINTGVSFLWWIVGFYWVVSGGDVLLQDAPRLYWLSVVFLAFDVFFAIFCVVLACLIGIALCCCLPCIIAILYAVAGQEGASEADLSILPKYRFRILSNEDKPSGGAGSMVPIETSSAYLANERLLLPEDAECCICLCSYEDGAELHALPCNHHFHSSCIVKWLKMNATCPLCKYNILKGNEQV